The stretch of DNA GCCGGAACTGGTCGCTCACCCTAGCCATTCTTCGCGCCGCGTAGGGGGATTCACGCGGCCCGGCGCGTGGGGCGGCACGGGCGACGGCGTGCGCGAGAGGGGTTTCGGCCGGGAACCGGGCCGCGCGCGGACGGGGTTTCGGTCAGGGGGTGAGGCCCCACTCCCGGAGGGTCCGCGCGGTGTCGGGCTGCTCGGCGCCCCGGGTGACCCCGCCCGGGGTGCGGTCGAAGCGCGGGGCCGGGCCCGACAGGATCCGGTCGCCGTCGCGCACGAGTGAGCCGCGGGCGCGCACGTGCGGGTGGTCGGGGGCCTCCTCCAGGGACAGGACGGGCATCACGCAGGCGTCGGCGCCCTCGAACACCTCGCCCCACGCGTCGCGGGTACGGGTGCGCAGGACCTCGGCGAACCGCTCCCGCAGCCGGGGCCAGCCCGACCGGTCCCACTGGTCGGGCAGGTCCTCCCCGGCCAGGCCGGTGCCCTCCAGGAACGCGGCGTAGAACTGGGGCTCGATGCAGCCGACCGACACGTACCGGCCGTCGGCGCACTCGTAGACGTCGTACCAGGGGGCGCCGGTGTCCAGGTAGTTGGTGCCGCGCTCGTCGCTCCAGGAACCGCGCGCGCGGTCCTCGTGCAGCATCGACATCAGCAGCGCGCTGCCGTCCACCATCGCGGCGTCCACGACCTGGCCGCGACCGGAGGACTGGCGCTCGACCAGCGCGCCGAGGACGCCGGTGACCGCGAACATGGTGCCCCCGGCGAAGTCGCCCAGGAGGTTGACCGGGGGGACCGGCGGGCCCCCCGCGCGCCCGATGGCGTGCAGGGCGCCGTTCACGGAGATGTAGTTCATGTCGTGCCCGGCGGCGCGGGCGAGCGGCCCGTCCTGGCCCCAGCCGGTGACCCGCGCGTAGACCAGGCGCGGGTTGGCCTCCAGGCAGACCTCGGGGCCCAGGCCCAGGCGCTCCATGACCCCGGGGCGGAAGCCCTCCAGGAGCACGTCGGCGCGGGAGGCCAGGTCGCGGGCGAGCGCGAGGCCCTCCTCGGACTTGAGGTCGGCGGGCAGGACGGTGCGCCCCTCGCTCAGGTGGGGTCCGCCCGCTCCGGAGTTCATCGCGTCGGCGGCCGCGGGGCGGTCGAGGCGGATGACGCTGGCGCCCAGGTCGGCGAGGAGCATCCCGGCCATCGGAGCCGGGCCGATCCCGGTGAACTCGACGACGCGGATTCCGTTCAGGGGTCCCATGGGGAGGTCTCCAAGGCGGTAGA from Nocardiopsis dassonvillei subsp. dassonvillei DSM 43111 encodes:
- a CDS encoding CaiB/BaiF CoA transferase family protein; protein product: MGPLNGIRVVEFTGIGPAPMAGMLLADLGASVIRLDRPAAADAMNSGAGGPHLSEGRTVLPADLKSEEGLALARDLASRADVLLEGFRPGVMERLGLGPEVCLEANPRLVYARVTGWGQDGPLARAAGHDMNYISVNGALHAIGRAGGPPVPPVNLLGDFAGGTMFAVTGVLGALVERQSSGRGQVVDAAMVDGSALLMSMLHEDRARGSWSDERGTNYLDTGAPWYDVYECADGRYVSVGCIEPQFYAAFLEGTGLAGEDLPDQWDRSGWPRLRERFAEVLRTRTRDAWGEVFEGADACVMPVLSLEEAPDHPHVRARGSLVRDGDRILSGPAPRFDRTPGGVTRGAEQPDTARTLREWGLTP